Genomic segment of Photobacterium profundum SS9:
CCCTATAGATCTCGACGTACTTTTTACTTAATCACTACACCTGTGCGTAATTCATAGATAAAACCAATTGAATTAATAAGCATAGTCGTCTTTTTTTTCTGAGCGCAAGCCTGTAAATTACAGCCATAAACTTGAGTTACCTTCATTGGCTAAATATAGAGCTTATGAAGACAACCTAGATAAAAATAATTCTAAAAAGTAAACAGCCAGAAAACGGATAATAATTATGAATACAATGACAACACGTTGCCCACACTGTAAAGCGATGAATCGCATACCAACAGAGCGCATTGAAGACACAGCAACATGCGGTTCGTGCAAAGAGAAGCTATTAGATGGAAAGCCAATTGAAGGCACGACAAGCAACTTCTTATCGTTAATCCAGAGTGACACACCTGTTGTTGTCGATTTTTGGGCACCATGGTGTAACCCTTGTGTGGGCTTCGCACCCATTTTTGAAGATGTTGCTGCAGAGCGTTCTGGTGACGCTCGCTTTGTAAAAATAGATACTGAAGCACAACAAGAACTTGCTGCCCAATATCGTATTCGTAGTATTCCAACCATTATGGTATTCAAAAATGGTCAACTACTGAATAATTTGAACGGTGCGTTACCAAAATCACAATTTAATCAATGGTTAAATGAAACGCTTGAACAAGCGAAATAACAGAAACTAAAGCATCTATTACCCAAGCTAATTTTCTATTTCTTGTCACAATGCTTCTGTAAAGGAGTGTCGGGCTGAAAAATGGATGATGATGTGGTTACTAGGAGTGAAATGCTGCCGTGGTCATAACTCATTGAGTGACTTTGCGATAAAGCCTAGTTATTCATACGGTTAATCGATTGGTTTTAATAAGCAGGAAAGGACATCCAAAAGACCAAAGCGTACTTCGACTTTATGGATGTCCCGACTTAATATCTTGTAGACAAATGCCTGTTATGCCTGTGGAGGTGTGCCTTCACAGTTAGAAACAACAGCATCAATTTGCACTAAAGCACCCATAGGGATAGCTGAAACACCCACAACTGTTCTTGCAGGAAGATCGCCTTTGAAGAAAGTCGTGTAAATTTCGTTTACAGCATCAATATCTTCGATATTTTTAAGTTGGATATTGATTTTAACTGTATCGTCCATCACATGGTCAACACTTTCAATAATTGCCTTAATATTGTTTAGACATTGTTCTGCTTGCGCTTTTACGTCACCAGCAACTAATTCATTTGTTTTCGGGTCTAAAGGTAATTGGCCAGAAACATGGTTGTAGTGAGAGAAAGCTACAGTGTGTGAGTATGTCGCTTTTGGTGCATTTTCCGTATTGTTTGCTTCAATAACAAGTAAACGAGTATCTTCAGGAAGTTGTGGTGGTGTACCGTCACCGTGTGATACAGATGTATCAATTTGTACCAAAGCGCCCATTGGTAAAGCTGAAGCGTTAACTATTGAGCGTACAGGGACATAGTTCGGGTAAAATTTTGCACAAACTTCGTTTACCGCTTCAACATCAGCGATATCTTTAAGGAAGATAGTCGTTTTAACCACATCGTCCATTACGTGATCGATGCTTTCTAAAATTGCTTTAATGTTATTTAAGCACTGTTCAGTTTGCTCTTTAACACCACCTGCTACCAACGCACCTGTTTTTGGATCGACTGGTAATTGAGAAGCAAGGTTATTGTAGTGAGAAAATGCAACAGTTTGTGAGTATAGACCTTTTGGTGCGTTTTCTGTGTCTCTAGATACTTTGATTAGAGCACAAGGAGCTTGTGGAGTAGTTCCTTCACCATTAGAGATAAGTGCATCAATTTGTACTAAAGCATCACTCATCGGTAATGCTGCAACTGCAACTACCGTACGTGTAGGAAGAGCACTTTGGAAGAAAGTTGTGTAAATTTCATCGATAGCTTCGATGTCTGAAATATTCTTAACGAAGATATTCAATTTAACAACATCGTCCATTACATGGCCGATACTTTCTACGATTGCTTTAATATTGTTTAAGCACTGTGTTGCCTGCTCTTTTACAGAACCAACAACAATTTCACCCGTTTTAGGATCAACAGGTAATTGCGCTGAAATATTATTATAATGAGAAAAAGCTACAGTTTGTGTAGATACAGAACTTTGTGGTGCATTCTCTGTGTTTCTTGAAAACTTAATGATATCGCCAGACATATAGATACTTCTCTTTAATAAATTTTATTTGAAGGAATAAACTAAGTGGCGCCATGGTAAGTGAAATTATTTAGGGGAAATGTGATAGGCATCAAAATATCATTTCACTAGAAATAGCTAATTGATAGAATGAATAGTCATTATACGATTAATTATCCGCGAGTATGCGAGTTATCTGGCTGTTATGTCATTTTTTTTACGAATGATTCGTTAATTATGAATATAATCTCAGTAATTTAAATGCTCTATTAGCTTAATTTAATCCAATTTTGATACGTTGTTCACAATATTTTCATGCAAACTCAAGAATAAGCGCTATTGGTGCATTATTTATGTGGTTATAAATGCATAAATTCCCTGAAGTGTCTCACGGAGTTTATCTTCTTCGTAAGAAAAGGGTTCACCACCACTCACAACGACTATTCTCCATTACCTCAGTTCTATGTTCGTACCTCAGATCTTTTCCAACGTATTTTAAATCGCCTTATATACTTAAAAATACTCCATTGGGTCACTTTAAGGCGGAACGAAATGTTGAAACGCGTTCACTTTCAATCTTCTTTTATCATGTTATTCGTCTTACTCCTTGTCGGCTGTAGCTCAACATCAGAGACAAGACCTGACCTAGCTGAGTACAGTTTTCTTGATTCAACCAAAAGCTTTCTCGAATTAAATAGCACCAGATCTAATGGAGCGGTGGTTGATAAAGGCAACTTTTATCCGAAAAGTGCGTATTCATTTAGCTATCGATATTGCGCTAATAGTGCACAACAGGCGAAGAACGATATTGCCGAATTCCTCGCTCTCGCCAAAAGAACCTGTGATGCCAACATTGGTACGTTAGTCCATCAAGAAACGGCATCATGGTGTGTCTACAATGCAAATACCGTTGAAGAACGCCCTATCTTTTCAGCGCGTATTTCTAGCACAGAACTTTGGGCTGACTTGTGTTTAGATGGACCCTTTGTCACTTTACGAGTCATCGAAAATACCAATGCCCCCTCTAATGAATGGCTTGGCGCGGCTCAAATACTTGGTTATCAACCTTACTCGATACACCGTACACTTATTAACGATAATGACGATCTAGCCAGCACAGCGTATACATCACAACCCAACGTGACAGTACAACCTCAAGTGTGGACAGAAGAAAGTCAGTTCATTTATACCAATAAAGGGCAAACAGTTTGCTTGTTTGAACAACCTAAAGGTTCGAGTTTAGGTCACACTTACCAAGGCACAGTAATGCAGGCCTACAAAGGACGGGTAAAAGTATTAGCAACAGCCAAGTTTAAAGGAGATATTCGGATCGCACCTGCGCTTGAAAGAGTCGATTGGTATCGTGAAGCATACATAGATGCAGCGGCAAGCTCTTGGTTCGTCTGTGGATAAGGTGGATAAGCGTATTATAAAACACGCTCAAAAGGTATACATCCACCCGGGAAATCTTTTGCGCTACCGATTTGTTCAAACCCCATCTTTTGATAGAAAGAGGCAGCATAGAACGAAGAGTTTAATTTAACCGTTGATTGAGGTGAACACCGCTTACATATAGCCAACGCATGAAAAATAAGCTGTTTTCCAATTCCTTGATGATGAAAATCAGGATCGACAAAAAGATTAGAGATATAACAAAAATCTTTAATTAATATCGTACCAACAACTTTATCGTCAATACGGTATATGTAGTGTGCTGTACTTTCTTGATGACATTTCCACCATAGAATCTCATCAACACTGCAGGCTATAAGCCCATCAGCCTCAGCGGTTGGTACATCGATACACGTTTTAATCGACTTACTAATTAACTTAATAATATCTGAAACATCTGTATCATTTACTTGTTCAATCAACGTCGTTTCTACTCGTTATCCTTAACTGAAAGGCTAGTATCCCCTCATTGTCTTTAATTGTCCAAAACGGCAATACGGACTGCCTTTTCAGCGGCTTCTAATGCCCCCAGAGACAGCAGCATGATTAAGCTGATGTAAATGATGACCTGTTTTTATCCACACGATACAACCTGTGTGTCCCGCTTTCGCGTTCAGTTTTTCCCCTATCGGTAAACGTAACCAATCATGCTTAGTATAATTTACGCCATCATGCTCGCAGCCACCGTCAATGATCAAGATTTCGATGCCCCCTGTGTTCTCTAGCATGATCGTTGATTGTTGATCCCAACGCTCTAAACGTACAGCTTCATGCTTAAAGTGGTGTAATGGTTGAATCGCAACACCAATTCGCGCTTCATCTTTCACAAAATAACGTTGTTGGGTGTCAATGTGCACGGGTTGAGTATCCCCTTCTTGAAACTGCCCGAGTTTCACCAGAATCATACAGCCAGGTTCAACGGAAGGCGTATGAAATGTACCGGGAGGGTTTCTCATATACGTACCTATAGGATAACGGCCATGTTCATCGGCAAACTCACCATCTAACACTAAGAACTCTTCACCACCGTCATGAATATGGGATGAAAAGTAACTGTTGGGTTCATAACGAACGATGGTCGTCGCAATGGCAATCTCACCACCATCACGCTCTAGCATTTTTCGTTTTACTTCTTTTATAGGTGACGAAGACCATTGTGACTGCTTAAAGAATGCATTCACTTTTTTCGTAAGATCGATATTGAGTTTCATGTTATTTCCTTTGAGAGGCTTACATCTCTTTATTTAGGTACATCATTCATGTGCACCCTATCTATGCGCATACAACAAACATAAATGCGTAACGTATTCGGTATATAAAGAAGTTTGGCTTGTTTTCATGTACTCAACAAATCATAACTTCTACACTTACGATAAAGATTTTCTTTATCGGCCACCCAATACAACCCCCTTAAAGACGATGAATTAAACAGAAATTGATTAAAAAGCAGTGAGTATAAGCAATGAAAAGTATCGCGCACTTGAATGGATTAAGGGCTTTTGAAGCTTCAGCAAGACATCTTAGTTTTTCTATAGCAGCCAAAGAATTAAACGTTACGCCTGCTGCAATAGGTCAGCAAGTACGGTTACTTGAAGAATGGTTAGGCATAAAACTGTTTAATCGCAGTGTAGCCGGATCATCACGTTTAACACTTACCAAGCAGGCAATTCAAGCGTTACCCGAAATCACACGAGGCTTTGAACACCTATCAAGTGGGCTTTCCTTGTTGA
This window contains:
- a CDS encoding GNAT family N-acetyltransferase produces the protein MIEQVNDTDVSDIIKLISKSIKTCIDVPTAEADGLIACSVDEILWWKCHQESTAHYIYRIDDKVVGTILIKDFCYISNLFVDPDFHHQGIGKQLIFHALAICKRCSPQSTVKLNSSFYAASFYQKMGFEQIGSAKDFPGGCIPFERVL
- the trxC gene encoding thioredoxin TrxC, with product MNTMTTRCPHCKAMNRIPTERIEDTATCGSCKEKLLDGKPIEGTTSNFLSLIQSDTPVVVDFWAPWCNPCVGFAPIFEDVAAERSGDARFVKIDTEAQQELAAQYRIRSIPTIMVFKNGQLLNNLNGALPKSQFNQWLNETLEQAK
- a CDS encoding cupin domain-containing protein, which gives rise to MKLNIDLTKKVNAFFKQSQWSSSPIKEVKRKMLERDGGEIAIATTIVRYEPNSYFSSHIHDGGEEFLVLDGEFADEHGRYPIGTYMRNPPGTFHTPSVEPGCMILVKLGQFQEGDTQPVHIDTQQRYFVKDEARIGVAIQPLHHFKHEAVRLERWDQQSTIMLENTGGIEILIIDGGCEHDGVNYTKHDWLRLPIGEKLNAKAGHTGCIVWIKTGHHLHQLNHAAVSGGIRSR
- a CDS encoding RidA family protein; this encodes MSGDIIKFSRNTENAPQSSVSTQTVAFSHYNNISAQLPVDPKTGEIVVGSVKEQATQCLNNIKAIVESIGHVMDDVVKLNIFVKNISDIEAIDEIYTTFFQSALPTRTVVAVAALPMSDALVQIDALISNGEGTTPQAPCALIKVSRDTENAPKGLYSQTVAFSHYNNLASQLPVDPKTGALVAGGVKEQTEQCLNNIKAILESIDHVMDDVVKTTIFLKDIADVEAVNEVCAKFYPNYVPVRSIVNASALPMGALVQIDTSVSHGDGTPPQLPEDTRLLVIEANNTENAPKATYSHTVAFSHYNHVSGQLPLDPKTNELVAGDVKAQAEQCLNNIKAIIESVDHVMDDTVKINIQLKNIEDIDAVNEIYTTFFKGDLPARTVVGVSAIPMGALVQIDAVVSNCEGTPPQA